The window GAGAGACTGAGTCTGTggttgtcagtgttgttttattttatactgaCACGTCGTGTCTGCTCAGATTCACGATGATGTGGATCAGACAGCTCCTGATCCTGATCAGTTTGAAACTGTATTTTACTAAGACAAAGTTTTGAGCCAAATCTGACAGAGGCACTGAAAGTGTTGAAGCTGAAAATATCGACGttgattgattttgatttttccGACTCTCGAGTCTCTGAAGCGCGAGCTTCGAGGAGCGTTGCTCTCGTGTGCGTTTCCACGTGACGAGAACAAGCGTTTGTCAAAGAGTAAAAGATGGAATTTCTCTGCTGGCTGATTTTTAAAGAAaggaaatcatttaaaaaattgaTGGATGGCTCGGAAAATGATCAGCAAGGAGGTGATGTAAACAGGATGTAGCAAACAaataatggtttaaaaaaaaacacaacaccagTATGGTCCTTTAATGAAGAAATATTAATGTAATGTATCAGGAGACTTGATGCAGTGTAATTACTGAACatatattttacaaaacaaaggTTTGGACAGTCAAAATCAAACAGTGACAGTCTGAGACGTCCCTCCATGTGAACAGTCAGTGTACAGGTGTGTcatcagttgtgtgtgtgtgtgtgtgtgaatgtgtgtgtgtgataatggAGAGAAGACCTGTCACTCTTTACCTAAAAGACTGAATGAATCGGTTTTTTCATTGTAACATGACATCACAGGAACAAgatcaaaaacactgaaaatctttttattatttctaaaaCTATTTCAATTGGCTTTTATTCTGACAGGGCCAGGAAGAAACCTGTATATTCCACTGCATCTTTAATAAAGAACATTTGTGGCAACCTGTTTTGGCCTCATGATGTTCTTGGCTGAAAACCATCAccatcaaaacaaacagcaagctCAGACACTGGATtttcacacatcagccagtATTACTTTTTAAACAGGAACACGatataaaccaatattttttaaacagaattCCTTAAAAGTGGTTCATAAAGAATATTAAcctgttcaaaataaaaaatttcaattaaaaaaaaaaaacctgagtaAGTACTGTTTGGTAAATTTTACAAAGTAAAAATTAACCTTGTTGGTgccctctggtggacaaactctGTAATGGACCTCAAACACATCTGTGTCATTCCTGTACGTCAGTCAAAGTTGCACGTTTGAAACTAAATTCAGAAAAAACTGTGTCACATTTGTCCTTTTCCAGAGGGAGAAACCTTTATCGACAttattttctttgctctcagtttaaaaatcctaaaaaaaCCGTTTCGAATTTCTTTAGTCCGAACACCGTAGATGATGGGGTTGACGGTCGCTGGCAACAGAATGTACATGAGTCCCATGAAGGTGTTGACATCCGTCGGTATTGGGATGTTCAGGTTATGAGAGAGGAAGGTGATGCTGCCCACcaagtaaaaacacatcatgACGATCAGGTGAGTGCCGCAGGTGTGAAACGCCTTCCAGCGGTCCTCACCTGCCACTGCTGCTCGCAAGACGACGCTCAGGATCTTCATGTAGGAGAGGAAGATGAGCGATATGTCCATGCCCACAAAGCAGATGATCACGGCGAGGCCTGCTGCACTGTTCTTCTCAGTGCTGTCACATGCCAGGCTGACCAGGGCCATGTGGTCGCAGTAGCAGTGCCGGATCACATTGGAGTTGCAGAACCACAGCGAACCTGCCAAACCGACCAGCGTTGCCATGATGGACACGCTGCGTACCAGAGTGAAGACCAGCAGCCTCACGAACATGGAGGAGTCGATGATTTCGGCGTAGCGTAGTGGC of the Toxotes jaculatrix isolate fToxJac2 chromosome 9, fToxJac2.pri, whole genome shotgun sequence genome contains:
- the or55e1 gene encoding olfactory receptor 51E2 is translated as MLEGSLGRNFSHSTFVFRGFPELQKYRQLLALPFSVSYLSVLLGNSLLVHVIRRVESLHSPMYLLICTLCIVDILVVTAIIPNMLLSLLFDWDEISLAGCLTQMFFTHFLSSVESTLLLAMALDRYVAICQPLRYAEIIDSSMFVRLLVFTLVRSVSIMATLVGLAGSLWFCNSNVIRHCYCDHMALVSLACDSTEKNSAAGLAVIICFVGMDISLIFLSYMKILSVVLRAAVAGEDRWKAFHTCGTHLIVMMCFYLVGSITFLSHNLNIPIPTDVNTFMGLMYILLPATVNPIIYGVRTKEIRNGFFRIFKLRAKKIMSIKVSPSGKGQM